A stretch of the Vicia villosa cultivar HV-30 ecotype Madison, WI unplaced genomic scaffold, Vvil1.0 ctg.005748F_1_1, whole genome shotgun sequence genome encodes the following:
- the LOC131642743 gene encoding pectinesterase/pectinesterase inhibitor PPE8B-like: protein MRLKAIIANGNTCVNQIKWTNSNGLVSISLNELNSFVSNLLIQVKLHILLLDQFISKDQLPPWAESEDVSSLHTSEFHVVDVFVAIDGTENFIRMVDAMLSSPFRITRRYVIHVKNWVYNEHIIVDQDEWNIVIV from the coding sequence ATGCGACTGAAGGCCATAATTGCAAATGGAAATACGTGTGTAAACCAAATTAAATGGACAAATTCAAATGGTTTAGTATCCATTTCCTTAAATGAATTGAACTCGTTTGTGAGTAATCTTCTCATTCAAGTTAAGCTTCATATTCTCCTGCTTGATCAATTTATCAGCAAGGATCAACTCCCTCCATGGGCTGAGTCGGAGGATGTATCATCACTTCATACAAGTGAATTTCATGTCGTGGATGTTTTTGTTGCAATAGATGGAACTGAAAATTTCATTAGAATGGTTGATGCGATGTTGTCTTCACCTTTTCGCATCACGAGACGTTATGTCATTCACGTGAAAAATTGGGTTTATAATGAACACATtattgttgatcaagatgaatggAACATTGTCATTGTTTGA